The proteins below are encoded in one region of Oreochromis niloticus isolate F11D_XX linkage group LG6, O_niloticus_UMD_NMBU, whole genome shotgun sequence:
- the LOC100701287 gene encoding phosphatidylinositol 5-phosphate 4-kinase type-2 beta: MSSNCTSAAPISASKTKTKKKHFIGQKVKLFRASEPILSVLMWGVNHTINELSNVPVPVMLMPDDFKAYSKIKVDNHLFNKENLPSRFKFKEYCPMVFRNLRERFCIDDQDYQNSLTRSAPLNSDTQGRFGNRILSSYDHRFVIKTVSSEDIAEMHNILKKYHQFIVECHGNTLLPQFLGMYRLTVDGVETYMVVTRNVFSHRLTVHRKYDLKGSTVSREASDKEKAKELPTFKDNDFLNEGHKLQIGDDNKKYFLEKLKRDVEFLATLKIMDYSLLVGIHDVERAEQEEMDVEGTGEDEEYENDGMGGGVLTGSFGTPPDSPGNPLNCGGFFGPGEFDPSVDVYAIKSHDSAVKKEVYFMAIIDILTHYDAKKKAAHAAKTVKHGAGAEISTVNPEQYSKRFYEFMSNILS, encoded by the exons ATGTCATCCAACTGCACCAGCGCAGCGCCCATCAGCGCCAGCAAAACCAAGACGAAAAAGAAGCATTTTATAGGACAGAAAGTGAAATTATTCCGCGCCAGTGAGCCCATACTCAGCGTTTTAATGTGGGGTGTCAACCATACG ATTAACGAGTTAAGTAATGTGCCTGTACCAGTGATGCTGATGCCAGATGACTTTAAAGCCTACAGCAAGATCAAAGTGGACAACCACCTATTTAACAA AGAAAACCTGCCTAGTCGCTTTAAGTTTAAAGAGTATTGCCCCATGGTGTTCAGAAACCTGAGGGAGAGGTTCTGCATTGATGACCAAGACTACCAG AACTCTCTGACCAGGAGCGCCCCGCTCAACAGCGACACCCAGGGCCGCTTCGGCAACCGCATCCTGTCCAGCTACGACCACCGCTTCGTCATCAAAACAGTGTCCAGTGAGGACATCGCTGAGATGCACAACATCCTAAAGAAATATCACCAG TTTATAGTGGAGTGTCATGGCAACACGCTGCTCCCTCAGTTCCTGGGGATGTACAGGCTAACGGTGGACGGGGTGGAGACGTACATGGTGGTGACCCGGAATGTATTCAGCCATCGGCTCACCGTACACCGCAAATACGACCTGAAG GGTTCGACAGTCTCAAGGGAAGCCAGCGACAAGGAGAAG GCTAAAGAGCTCCCCACTTTCAAAGACAACGACTTCTTGAATGAAGGCCACAAGCTGCAGATAGGAGACGACAACAAAAAGTACTTTTTGGAAAAGCTAAAACGGGATGTAGAG TTCCTGGCCACTCTGAAGATCATGGACTACAGTCTCCTGGTGGGCATCCATGATGTGGAGCGGGCAGAGCAGGAGGAGATGGACGTGGAGGGCACGGGGGAAGACGAGGAGTACGAGAACGACGGGATGGGAGGAGGCGTGCTAACGGGCTCTTTCGGCACGCCTCCCGACAGTCCCGGAAACCCTCTGAACTGCGGTGGGTTTTTCGGCCCCGGGGAGTTCGACCCCTCTGTGGATGTTTACGCGATCAAGAGCCATGACA GTGCTGTGAAGAAGGAGGTATACTTCATGGCTATCATCGACATTCTCACACACTATGACGCTAAGAAAAAAGCTGCACATGCTGCCAAAACTGTGAAACATGGG GCGGGGGCCGAGATCTCGACAGTGAACCCGGAGCAGTACTCCAAACGATTCTATGAGTTCATGTCCAACATCTTATCGTAA
- the LOC100707092 gene encoding polycomb group RING finger protein 2: MDKMQPNRIKITDLNPHLTCPLCAGYLIDATTIVECLHSFCKTCIVAFLETNKFCPRCDVQVHKTCPQLSIRADKTLQDIVYKLVPGLFKDEMKRRRDFYAENRVLEPGEVVETFNIAEDEIISLSIQFYERNKNNERQHSEMEGDKSNGKRFLQCPAAMSVMHLAKFLRSKMDIPNNYRVEVLYGDEPLKDYYTLMDIAYFYEWRRTGPIPLQYLVKPTRKRRRPSQSAAQGHSDGVNTSPTSESDSQSDKVHSPAAAQPARASSQSSPASHNLSPAIQSSNGTTVSNNAQRHALSSKQAARKVTVNGTSSGAGKEEARGGDKSGLPPTT; the protein is encoded by the exons ATGGATAAAATGCAGCCTAACCGGATCAAAATCACAGATCTGAACCCACACCTCACATGCCCTCTGTGCGCCGGCTACCTGATTGATGCTACTACCATCGTAGAGTGCCTGCACTCCT TTTGTAAAACATGCATCGTTGCCTTCCTCGAGACCAATAAGTTCTGTCCTCGATGTGACGTCCAGGTCCACAAGACGTGTCCACAGCTCAGCATCAG AGCAGACAAAACTCTGCAAGATATTGTTTATAAGCTCGTTCCGGGGTTATTCAAAG ATGAGATGAAACGGAGGCGGGACTTCTACGCAGAGAATCGTGTGCTGGAACCGGGGGAAGTGGTGGAGACGTTCAACATAGCAGAGGATGAAATTATCAGTCTGTCCATACAGTTCTACGAGAGGAACAA AAATAATGAGAGGCAGCATTCAGAGATGGAAGGAGACAAG TCCAACGGTAAACGCTTCCTGCAGTGCCCGGCAGCCATGTCCGTCATGCACTTAGCGAAGTTCCTCCGCAGCAAGATGGATATACCCAACAACTATCGG GTGGAGGTGCTGTATGGGGACGAACCCTTAAAGGACTACTACACACTAATGGATATCGCTTACTTCTACGAGTGGAGACGA ACTGGACCCATCCCTCTGCAGTATCTGGTCAAACCCACCCGGAAGCGCAGGAGGCCGTCCCAGTCTGCTGCCCAGGGCCACTCCGATGGCGTCAACACCAGCCCGACGTCGGAGAGCGACTCTCAGAGCGACAAAGTCCACAGTCCCGCTGCCGCTCAGCCGGCCCGAGCCTCCTCTCAGTCCAGCCCGGCGTCCCACAACCTCTCTCCCGCCATCCAAAGCTCCAACGGTACAACTGTGTCCAACAACGCTCAGCGACACGCCCTCTCCTCCAAACAGGCCGCTCGCAAGGTGACTGTCAACGGCACGAGCTCCGGGGCCGGCAAAGAGGAGGCGAGGGGCGGGGACAAAAGCGGCCTGCCTCCCACGACCTAA
- the LOC100701013 gene encoding CDGSH iron-sulfur domain-containing protein 3, mitochondrial — protein MNTVVTKLEPKWISFTFRHPWLAATAASKVKLSTRPPEPVIPAKKPFKAELVGGKHYSWCTCGHSRKQPFCDGSHKTRAQGLSPLRFVPEKDATVWLCGCKHTSNPPYCDGTHKQDFIVSAPLHEPAES, from the exons ATGAACACGGTGGTGACCAAATTAGAGCCCAAATGGATCAGTTTCACCTTCAGGCACCCTTGGTTAGCCGCTACGGCAGCCTCCAAG GTCAAGCTGTCCACACGTCCTCCTGAACCGGTCATCCCAGCTAAGAAGCCTTTCAAGGCGGAGCTGGTTGGTGGGAAGCATTACTCGTGGTGCACCTGTGGGCACAGCAGGAAGCAG cctttctgcGATGGAAGCCACAAAACCCGAGCCCAGGGCCTCTCCCCGCTTCGCTTCGTCCCAGAGAAAGACGCCACAGTTTGGTTGTGTGGATGCAAACACACCAGCAACCCGCCCTACTGCGACGGCACGCACAAGCAGGACTTCATTGTATCTGCTCCGCTACACGAACCAGCAGAGTCCTGA